A genomic stretch from Candidatus Palauibacter australiensis includes:
- a CDS encoding DUF177 domain-containing protein has product MSPRRASPPPDPAETARIGLAGLDAGPIERAFRVETPGESLGALPLPFEYVDVEVEVRRADGASVRARGTLGARATVECRRCLDPTRVRVRARWDALYRPPARVTPGEEGVWALDTEAGELDLAGPIREELWVNAPAWAECSPECPGLCPACGARLAEQACRCPPPEPDARWAALEGLGGSFEGASEGAAGDAPEEASGDAAEDAAEDAAEDAAEDAADNAQEDEIP; this is encoded by the coding sequence GTGAGCCCGCGTCGCGCATCGCCGCCGCCGGACCCGGCGGAAACTGCGCGAATCGGACTTGCGGGCCTCGACGCCGGCCCCATCGAGCGGGCGTTTCGCGTCGAGACGCCGGGCGAATCGCTCGGGGCGTTGCCGCTCCCCTTCGAGTACGTCGACGTGGAGGTCGAAGTCCGGAGGGCGGATGGAGCCTCGGTGCGCGCCCGTGGCACGCTCGGCGCGCGGGCCACGGTCGAGTGCCGCCGCTGCCTCGATCCGACCCGGGTCCGCGTGCGCGCCAGGTGGGACGCGCTGTACCGCCCGCCCGCCCGGGTCACGCCAGGGGAAGAGGGGGTGTGGGCGCTGGACACCGAAGCGGGCGAACTGGACCTGGCGGGGCCGATCCGGGAGGAGTTGTGGGTCAACGCGCCCGCCTGGGCGGAGTGCTCGCCCGAGTGCCCGGGGCTCTGCCCGGCGTGTGGCGCGCGGCTCGCGGAACAGGCGTGCCGCTGCCCGCCGCCGGAACCCGACGCGCGCTGGGCCGCGCTGGAGGGGCTGGGAGGAAGTTTTGAGGGCGCCTCGGAGGGCGCCGCAGGGGACGCTCCGGAGGAGGCTTCGGGCGACGCTGCGGAGGACGCTGCGGAGGACGCTGCGGAGGACGCTGCGGAGGACGCTGCGGACAACGCTCAGGAGGACGAAATTCCTTGA
- the rpmF gene encoding 50S ribosomal protein L32, whose protein sequence is MAVPKRRTSKQRKRKRRTHYKAADNARQECPKCGDPKRPHRVCPTCGYYGDRVVVQIDDF, encoded by the coding sequence ATGGCTGTTCCCAAGAGACGGACGTCGAAGCAGCGCAAGCGCAAGCGGCGTACGCACTACAAGGCAGCGGACAACGCGCGCCAGGAGTGCCCCAAGTGCGGGGATCCGAAGCGACCGCATCGCGTCTGCCCGACCTGCGGCTACTACGGGGACCGCGTGGTCGTTCAGATCGACGACTTTTGA
- the ndk gene encoding nucleoside-diphosphate kinase — MTLAIIKPDAFGSGKAGRVLAALEEAGFRIRGSRVLRLRRAGAEAFYAVHRERPFFGALVEFMTSGPCMALALEHDRAVPYLREVIGATDPAEAAPGTVRALYAESKERNAIHGSDSDENARAELGFFFGQVDLIESA, encoded by the coding sequence ATGACGCTCGCGATCATCAAGCCCGATGCGTTCGGGTCGGGGAAGGCCGGCAGGGTCCTCGCCGCGCTCGAGGAGGCGGGCTTTCGCATACGGGGGTCGCGGGTGCTGCGACTCCGGCGCGCCGGAGCCGAGGCGTTCTACGCGGTGCACCGGGAGCGGCCCTTCTTCGGGGCGCTCGTGGAGTTCATGACGTCGGGACCCTGCATGGCGCTCGCGCTCGAACACGACCGGGCGGTGCCCTACCTGCGCGAGGTCATCGGCGCCACGGACCCGGCGGAGGCCGCGCCGGGCACCGTGCGTGCGCTGTACGCGGAGAGCAAGGAGCGCAACGCGATCCACGGCTCCGACTCCGACGAGAACGCGAGGGCGGAACTCGGCTTCTTCTTCGGACAGGTCGACCTCATCGAGAGCGCGTGA
- a CDS encoding CBS domain-containing protein produces the protein MKVREIMTRDVTTVPPGMTLEDAADMLARRRLRAMPVIDDEGHVLGMLTDRLLISRLLPALERAESGAPATGSTHAGKVRDIMERAVMCVKEDEPLANVVRLMLDREIERLPVVREGQLVGFLTRGDIIRRLLLRDTAAEPADEAAAETRETKGE, from the coding sequence ATGAAGGTACGGGAGATCATGACCCGCGACGTGACCACGGTCCCTCCCGGAATGACGCTGGAGGATGCGGCGGACATGCTCGCGCGCAGGCGGCTCCGGGCGATGCCGGTCATCGATGACGAGGGCCATGTGCTCGGGATGCTCACGGATCGCCTGTTGATCAGCCGTCTGCTCCCCGCGCTCGAGCGGGCGGAGTCGGGCGCGCCGGCGACGGGAAGCACTCACGCCGGCAAGGTGCGCGACATCATGGAACGGGCCGTGATGTGCGTGAAGGAGGACGAACCGCTGGCCAACGTGGTCCGTCTGATGCTGGACAGGGAAATCGAACGTCTGCCGGTCGTGCGCGAGGGCCAGCTCGTCGGGTTTCTGACGCGCGGCGACATCATCCGCAGGCTCCTGCTGCGGGACACGGCAGCCGAGCCGGCGGACGAAGCGGCGGCCGAAACGAGAGAGACGAAAGGGGAGTGA
- the plsX gene encoding phosphate acyltransferase PlsX, whose amino-acid sequence MMRVALDLLGGDAAPEAVLEAAAGALDAWPDDLSLLLVGPGDLLRQVRTRFPRDRVAWLAAEEFIGPAEPPALAVRRKADSTVVRGLEAVRDGRADGFVSAGPTGATVVASVLTLGLLPGVDRPPVGALFPTATGRVLVMDVGANVGVRPRQLHQFAHLGSTYLRRTLSVGRPRVGLLNIGVEGEKGGGAIATAHRLLSADPKLHFVGNVEGHQIVTGACDVLVCGGFVGNVLLKFYESIAEFVLEIFRDAGVGEGGELGEALRFLDYTEYGGAPLFGVDGVTVICHGTSPARAIMNGIRTAADCAASGFTTVTRTSLARMPQESGG is encoded by the coding sequence ATGATGCGGGTTGCGCTCGATTTGCTGGGCGGAGACGCCGCGCCGGAAGCCGTTCTGGAGGCCGCCGCGGGCGCGCTCGACGCCTGGCCGGACGATCTCTCTCTCCTGCTCGTGGGGCCCGGCGATCTCCTGCGCCAGGTACGGACCCGCTTCCCGCGCGACCGCGTGGCGTGGCTCGCGGCGGAGGAGTTCATCGGCCCGGCCGAGCCGCCCGCCCTCGCCGTGCGCCGGAAGGCGGACAGCACCGTGGTCCGCGGCCTCGAGGCCGTCCGCGACGGGAGGGCCGATGGCTTCGTGTCCGCCGGGCCGACGGGGGCCACGGTCGTGGCCTCGGTGCTCACGCTCGGCCTGCTGCCCGGCGTGGACCGGCCGCCCGTGGGCGCCCTCTTCCCGACCGCGACCGGGCGCGTGCTCGTCATGGATGTGGGCGCCAACGTGGGCGTCCGCCCGCGGCAACTGCACCAGTTCGCACACCTGGGCTCGACCTATCTGCGCCGGACACTCTCGGTCGGGCGGCCGCGGGTCGGCCTTCTCAATATCGGGGTGGAGGGAGAGAAGGGGGGAGGCGCGATCGCGACCGCCCACCGCCTCCTCTCGGCCGACCCGAAGCTCCATTTCGTCGGCAACGTCGAGGGACACCAGATCGTGACCGGGGCCTGCGACGTGCTCGTGTGCGGCGGCTTCGTCGGCAACGTGCTGCTCAAGTTCTACGAGTCGATCGCCGAGTTCGTGCTCGAGATCTTCCGCGACGCCGGCGTCGGCGAAGGAGGCGAACTCGGCGAGGCGCTGCGCTTTCTCGATTACACGGAGTACGGCGGCGCGCCCCTGTTCGGTGTGGACGGGGTCACGGTCATCTGTCACGGGACCTCCCCGGCGCGCGCGATCATGAACGGGATTCGCACGGCGGCGGACTGCGCCGCCTCGGGCTTCACGACCGTCACCCGCACCTCCCTCGCCCGGATGCCGCAGGAGAGCGGCGGGTGA
- the fabD gene encoding ACP S-malonyltransferase has translation MSGVALLFPGQGAQYVGMGRDLAEDDGSVRELYERADDTLGMPLSRICWEGPEEELRATENAQPAIMLHSFAIWHLIAARAGKAGIGAGHSLGELSAYLVSDAFGFEDGLRIVRERGRLMGASGADRPGTMAAVLGLDAEAVAEVCERAGAAGGIAVPANLNAPGQVVISGDLDAVAEAGRLASEAGARRVLPLNVSGAFHSPLMATAAEGLAAALEGADWLDPSFPVVSNATAAPVTDSAEARRTLILQLTSPVRWMEGIDRIRETSATRWLEVGPGNVLSGLARRIDRSLRVTAVGDSPSVDAYLGSSD, from the coding sequence GTGAGCGGGGTCGCGCTCCTCTTTCCGGGACAGGGAGCCCAGTACGTCGGCATGGGACGGGACCTGGCGGAGGACGACGGGTCGGTGCGGGAACTCTACGAGCGGGCGGACGATACGCTCGGCATGCCGCTGAGCCGGATCTGCTGGGAGGGGCCGGAGGAGGAACTTCGGGCGACGGAGAACGCGCAACCCGCGATCATGCTCCACTCCTTCGCCATCTGGCACCTCATCGCCGCGCGCGCCGGGAAGGCCGGCATCGGAGCGGGACATTCGCTCGGGGAGCTGTCGGCGTACCTCGTGTCCGATGCCTTCGGCTTCGAGGACGGCCTCCGGATCGTGCGCGAGCGCGGACGGTTGATGGGGGCCTCGGGCGCGGACCGGCCGGGCACGATGGCCGCCGTACTCGGGTTGGACGCCGAAGCCGTGGCCGAGGTCTGCGAGCGGGCGGGGGCGGCCGGTGGAATCGCCGTGCCCGCGAATCTCAACGCGCCGGGCCAGGTCGTCATCAGCGGCGATCTCGACGCCGTGGCCGAGGCGGGCCGCCTCGCTTCCGAGGCCGGCGCGCGCCGCGTCCTCCCGCTCAACGTGAGCGGCGCGTTCCATTCGCCGCTCATGGCGACGGCGGCCGAAGGGCTGGCGGCGGCGCTCGAAGGCGCGGACTGGCTCGATCCGTCGTTTCCCGTCGTCTCCAACGCCACGGCGGCGCCCGTGACGGACTCCGCGGAAGCGCGGCGAACCCTCATCCTGCAACTCACGTCGCCCGTCCGGTGGATGGAGGGGATCGACCGCATCCGCGAGACGTCAGCGACGCGCTGGCTCGAGGTCGGACCCGGCAACGTGCTCTCGGGCCTCGCCCGCCGCATCGATCGGAGTCTGCGCGTGACCGCGGTCGGAGATTCGCCGTCCGTGGACGCCTACCTGGGATCTTCGGACTAA